The genomic DNA GATGCTGAAACTGTATCTGAAATTTCTATTTTGACAAGGTTCCTAAATGAAAACCCCAACTGGTAGAGGTGTATAGGAAGaatacacttttttttttttttttttcagtaagTTAAAATTATTGCGGCTTTTCTCTATTAGTTAGTAGACTGATTGAAAGACATTTTACCATTTCAGGTGGAGATGATTCTTGCAGAAACAAAAAGTGATCCTGAAGGAGAAATTAAGGTAAGTTTTGGTTATCAGTGTAATGGCGAGCTTGATAACTCCCAAGAGATTCCCAATGGTCATGAAACTTCATTAGGGACTAACCTCCGAAGAGCAGGCAGCTCCTTCTCTTGCCTGTCTGGGGCTGCCTTAAGTGCCAATGCCACATTGGCCAACACAAAAATCTGCAATGGGTTAATTGGGGCAGAAATACTTCCAACTTGGGATTCCCCCACTTCGTTTCGTAAAATTGCTTCTTCACCATCTTTTTCAAAGTTGGATTTGTTGTCAAGTTCTCTCCAAAGTAATATGTCAAACTTAAGTTGTAGCCCCTCCACTCCAAGAGAACTATCTGAAGATGAGTCCTTTTTGTTAAAATCTATGAGCGCTCCTTCTAGAAGTGAATGTTTACTCAATGCTACCGAAGTACAAGTAGCAGGTGGTGCTGCAGGTGAAGATAGAGTTCAAGCTGTTTGCTCTGAAGAAAATGGATGGCTTTTTTGTGCCATCTATGATGGCTTCAATGGAAGAGATGCTGCTGATTTTCTAGCTGGAACACTGTATGAGACTATTTGGTTCTACCTTAACTCACTAGAGTGGGAATCAAAGCATGATATGGTTGGAGATTCTGATTGTTTGGTTTCAAATGGGCCCCTCCAGTACATTTTGGAAGATAATGATATCAATCATGATAGTAAACTTGCAAGAACTGGAGATGAGGATTTATCTAGTGGCCCTTTCTCCAAGGGGCCTTCAGATGCTACAATGGAACAATCATCCAATGTTCTTGATAGCCTCCAACGTGCTCTCAATCAGGCTGAAAATGATTTCTTGTACATGGTTGAACAGGAAATGGAGGACCGGCCTGATTTAGTATCAGTAGGATCTTGTGTCTTGGTTGCACTTCTACATGGGAAGACCTTGTATACCCTCAATTTAGGAGATAGTCGAGCTGTTTTAGCATCTTATGGTGAAGGAGGTGATCTGAATAACAAGAAGCCTCAAGCTATCCAACTCACTGATAGTCATACTGTGGACAATGAAGTTGAGAGGAATCAACTTTTGTATGACCATCCAGATGACCCCTCAACAATTGTAGCAGGGAAAGTGAAGGGAAAATTGAAGGTCACTAGAGCATTTGGAGTTGGATATCTAAAAAAGGTAAtgttgactctctctctctctctctctctctcacacacacacacacacacacacacacacattggCATTT from Diospyros lotus cultivar Yz01 chromosome 4, ASM1463336v1, whole genome shotgun sequence includes the following:
- the LOC127800783 gene encoding probable protein phosphatase 2C 40; this translates as MILAETKSDPEGEIKVSFGYQCNGELDNSQEIPNGHETSLGTNLRRAGSSFSCLSGAALSANATLANTKICNGLIGAEILPTWDSPTSFRKIASSPSFSKLDLLSSSLQSNMSNLSCSPSTPRELSEDESFLLKSMSAPSRSECLLNATEVQVAGGAAGEDRVQAVCSEENGWLFCAIYDGFNGRDAADFLAGTLYETIWFYLNSLEWESKHDMVGDSDCLVSNGPLQYILEDNDINHDSKLARTGDEDLSSGPFSKGPSDATMEQSSNVLDSLQRALNQAENDFLYMVEQEMEDRPDLVSVGSCVLVALLHGKTLYTLNLGDSRAVLASYGEGGDLNNKKPQAIQLTDSHTVDNEVERNQLLYDHPDDPSTIVAGKVKGKLKVTRAFGVGYLKKKNLNDALMGILRVRNLLSPPYISVEPSINVHKISTSDHFVVLGSDGLFDFFSNDEVVNLVSSYILNNTSGDPAKFLLEQLVARAADSAGFSTEELMSVPPGSRRRYHDDVTVIVIILGTNKRTSKASTWL